The genomic interval GTTACACTTAGTATTTATCATTTAGATGCTGCGTATTTTATAGCAGTAGTATTTAAACTTTCtcattaaaaatagtaagttgCATCTACTATATTAACAGTAGCACCTTTtacaaaatcttatttttattttgatacttgTAGTCATCTTTAGTACtggttatttagaaaaaaaattaaatcaatttcaaatataataccTTCAAACTGATGTCCCAGTATTCTTCATATTATGCAAGAGGaattaaaaagttgaaaaataaaaagtaaaccGTTCATGTCAACACACATCATTTACAACCAAATGCCGTGTGTTGACATAAGACTCTTGGTTAGAACTTTATTCACAGTTTTATTCATTAAAGACTTTACATAACTTTATTAAAAGCTCTTGATTTGACTTTTAACAGGAAGGTTAAATTCCATAACTGATGTATCTGGTGACAATGGTTGTTTAACACCCAgtaataaaatcataatttcaaaactatTACTAGCTGGTATTCTTGGCTTACTTCATGAGCAGCACATTGGTGTTGTTAGTACCAAAATGCTAATTAGATCATATTGTTGGTGGCCTGGAATAAATGAAGATATTGAGAAGTTGATTGATACGTGTGAGACTTGTCAGCCAACACAAAATTGCATAAAATAATCTGTACTTCTCCTATGGCCTACTGCACCTCAGAACTTCTATAgagtaaatattgatttttttcaattaaacagctttacttttttgaaattagtagATGACAAGTCAAACATGTGTGAAGTAAAACTAATGAAAGAAGGCACAAATATTAAAGGAtcgattttgaaattgaaacaaatatttacagtTTTTGGGAAAGGGGTgttcaaatactcaaaaaaggattttttgaGAGGAAAAGtcaaataagtaaaaatacaattttgaataGTTTAGAAAACTTCTCCTTCTACTTCTATTGGGTTGTCTCCATCAgacaattattaaaatatgtccTAGAACAAGATACAATTTATTAAAGCCTTGgtccaaaaaacaaaaacattttcaacCTGACATCCTTCgaaaattaagtaattttcttaaaatgaaattgtaaaatttgtctttgtaaaaaataaatataataggtTGTGACAGAAAGGTAGAATAGTTTGTTGCATGAGTTACAACTCATATTTGGCGTCAACTGGtgaatctataaaattgttCCACATAAATGACATAAGAAGATTTAAAGTGAAAGTGAAGATAATTCAgtgaatgaaaattgttttaaagtATTATATCCTAATATGGATGTCTTATACTACAAATGTAGACTTAGATAATAACCCGACTTTCTTAAATGATAATACCAAAGAAATATCAAGACAATTATTATAGTCAAATAAATATCGATAATAAGAAACGTGGTATTTCTTCAGGTATGCAGAGTCTGATAAGTAAGAAATGGCAATGTATTTAAAACCTGTTATTTTAGTATTTAGAATAATGAACAGAAGGCAAGTGGGTACACTGCAGATGATAAAACAAGAATGTGCATTTTTGTTGTGTTTGGAGTATTTTCATACTGATTAATCATCTATTTGAAACACATTTGTGGAAGCTTGTTATTTCatatacataaatttgaaatCTTCAAAAccttattataattttctttgcaGGATTaccaaaaaaggaaaaactgttAAATTCAGACACTATTAACGGGATTATGATCTGTAGGTTTTGTGGAAATTTATACACGAAACAAAGAGAAATCGTTTGCCATTTTTTTACAAGTCACAgtataaataagaagaaattacaATGTAAAACGAAGCTGcacaagaaaaatatgagaTGTCGAAGGAAACAAGTGACACGTGACTTTGCAATTTCCAGAAATCTTGATAAAGatgtaaaaagtgaaattgaaATAGTAGAACATGATTTGAACGAGGAAAAAAGTATCAACCCAATTGATAATTTCATGTTGAGTTCATATGTTGGTCACAAATTGGAAAAAAGCGATTTAAACGAACATTTTTTTGCTCAGTCAGGAAAAAAATCATCcaaatgtgacatttgcttGAAAAATTTCTCGCGTAGAAGTAATTTAAATGCACATTTGCGTCGGCACACAGgagaaaaatcatttaaatgtgacatttgtttcaaaaattttttgcagaaatgtgatttaaataaacattatcGTATTCACACAGAAAAGCCATtgaaatgtgatatttgttcgAAAATTTTGTCCTGTAAACAAAGTTTGAAAACACATTCATTTATTCACATGaaagaaaagccattcaaatgtgacatttgtttgaaatatttctcatgTAAACAAACTTTGAAAACACATTTATTTAGTCACTCAAAAGAGatgccattcaaatgtgatatttgtttaaaaacattttcatataaaaataatatgaaaacacaTTTGTATAGTCACACAAAAGAAAAGCCGTTTAAATGTGacatatgtttaaaaaaatttacacataAAAGTTATTTGAAGGAACATATACGTTGCCACACTGGAGAAagaccattcaaatgtgatatttgtttgaaaaatttctcatttaaacaaactttgaaaatacatttactTAGTCACACAAAAGAAAAGCCatttaaatgtgacatttgttcgaaaaattttacattgaaaagTTATTTGAAGGCACATAAACGTTGCCACActggagaaaaaccattcaaatgtaaTATTTGTTCGAGGTCTTTTTCACATAGAAGTAGTTTACATGCACATTTGCGTAGTCATACAGGGGAAAAGCCTTTCAAATGTAACATTTGCTTGGAAACTTTTTCAGACAAAAAGCatctaaaaaatcattttttggtCACACATGagaaaaactattcaaattatttataaacgttTAGAAGAAAACTAGAACAAACATTTGCTTAGTATTGTTAGTCATAGAggagaaacaaaatttaaatgtgatatttatttaaaatggaaaaataatttaaaagctTATTCacccaaaaataaatttaatacacattttcttcaaaaacttttcgATCGGAAAagaatatgaaacaaaatttgcGTAGTCACAATGAAGACAAATCATGAATGAAACATCTGTTGAAAactttcacataaaaataaatttaatacaaattttcgtATTCTCGagacaacattttttttattgagaagAGATAGGCTGGttgataattttacaaaataaggTTTGAGTTACTCTATATCCTGCGAAGAGTCTAATTAAGTTGGAACCATTGTTGATATTCATACCAAACACACTATTTCctctaccactacactaacactgaCTATTACACCGTCTGAGAcacgtttcaataaccaagttatcatcttcagagacttagggtaaattaaaacatattaacctaaaaaaaacaattccaGGGAAAGTTCATTGGTGtgaaaatttggtataaatAGTTAGCTCAAtttaataggttttagtttaccttcagtctgtATTCGATGACAtgggttatcgaaacgtgcctcagacagtataattgtaaatgttggtatagtggtagagtaaacagtgtgtttaatAAGAGTTCAATTGTTCGCTATCAAACAAAACATTATAAGTTAATGTTTTTCTTGTGTTATgttgatagaaatatatttaatgtgtggtggaatatttaatttcatttccttattatttttttgatggtAGAGGGAAGGgggaatgttgaaaaaattgtccAGAAATATATGATTAACAATACAAAAACCTTCCAGAATTGCGCTGGTGTCGTCAAAGGGTATGGTATAAATATAGCAACTGTACATAAATTGAGGTATGCAGggctataaaattttatataataattcatttttttaataaattggggATATCACCACTGTAATAATTGTGGAACTGCTATTAACTGCTGAACCCGCTAGGTCGTTATACTATACAAATCTTTGTCTACATCCACTTCATCTTTGGTAGTTGGGCAGGtttcctttttaaaaaaatgggcACAAGCTAGATGGAAATTAGGAAGGGTGATTAGCGAAAggattaaatattgaaaaacaaaaattgagccCAAATAATGGTAATAAAACAGAGATGTGAACTTTCaccaacaataaaataaaaaatttgcaaatcaGGTTTATCTGAGCGACTAGAGAGTATGACAATATGATTTACCAAAACTTGATATACCTCTTCCACCAATTgtttgaagtaataaaattcCTCTCACCCCAATGCttaattatttgaagaaaagtactaaaagaaatactaataaaaaaacatgatttgaaagaaaaaaaatcaaaaatattggcaattatgaaagaaatattaatttaaaaatgggacaaaattaaagaatatacagaaatacctcagaactaatttataaaagctatagagctcacacttacaacaacgtactttaaatatgaaaatgaaatatacaaacaaattgatggttgtgttATGGGGGCTTCCAtatcaagtgttatagcacaactAGTGATGGAGATCTTGAGGAAAATGTCCTAAGCAAACATAAATATCCCATTCTTTTTCCATTATCTAGATGATTGCATTAGTGCCGTACCaaaaaatcgaatgaaaaaaaaaacaaaaattcaatcctattttacctgtactgtactgtatttttttattaatacaaaattgGCAGGATGACTTCTAAATTAAATTCTACAAGGTTTATTTTGCACCTTTAAGAAAAtgctaaaattacaaaaatttgagttaataattatatttattatataattacattaattataaaaaccgCAAATCTTAGTAACCTATCAATTACGCTGCTCATGAGAATTGACAATAGACAGCTGTtcaaaaaccatagacaaataatCATATTTACTCATtggtttattagaaaattggGTAAAGAGGATCATATAagattaactcgatcagtttccgaatAACAATGAACATGATTCGGGTAGAGATATAGAGGAAAGTTTGGCTTTAACGAGTGTACATCTAAATTTCGAGGGATACCCTAGAGCTTCCATTTTGATCTTTGCGTGGATTACCGTGTTGTCACAATTTGTGATGAAATTATGGCGCAGTTAAAATTGATATATCGTCCTAAAAAGAGGTTGTTATCATAAATAGTGCTAAAATGAATAATACCAATattcaatgtttataattttaggTTGAAATAGTGATTATGCGTCAACTAACAACGCTGTTTGTTGTTACAGCTGATTTATTTTATTCGGTGTCAGTCCCAACACCTCCTATTTGGTGTTGATTACCTTTTGAGGCAACGTGCTCGTGTTTTTAGAGACTTTGAGATGATGTGTTTCATCTATGTTTGGTAACAAATTAAGAATTATCAGTTTATAAGTGACACAGCACGTTGTAGTTTTCATTTTCCGTTTTGTCAGTGGTAACGATGTCTTGTGCAGTGAAAACGTGTAAAAACATTAAAAGGTTTAAACCTGAAGGTATTTCCTTTCACCAGTAAGTAGATCATATTGTATATG from Diorhabda sublineata isolate icDioSubl1.1 chromosome 8, icDioSubl1.1, whole genome shotgun sequence carries:
- the LOC130447689 gene encoding zinc finger protein OZF-like, translating into MWYNLGQMEMEHEVKEEIDIQNDFVSNADVKQELIDDGVAFEYVNTNMNTIKQEINDEVNSVQLLEESIVVAGQDSFDKVNVPIIRNKFKYFKGYSGRRMKSKGLPKKEKLLNSDTINGIMICRFCGNLYTKQREIVCHFFTSHSINKKKLQCKTKLHKKNMRCRRKQVTRDFAISRNLDKDVKSEIEIVEHDLNEEKSINPIDNFMLSSYVGHKLEKSDLNEHFFAQSGKKSSKCDICLKNFSRRSNLNAHLRRHTGEKSFKCDICFKNFLQKCDLNKHYRIHTEKPLKCDICSKILSCKQSLKTHSFIHMKEKPFKCDICLKYFSCKQTLKTHLFSHSKEMPFKCDICLKTFSYKNNMKTHLYSHTKEKPFKCDICLKKFTHKSYLKEHIRCHTGERPFKCDICLKNFSFKQTLKIHLLSHTKEKPFKCDICSKNFTLKSYLKAHKRCHTGEKPFKCNICSRSFSHRSSLHAHLRSHTGEKPFKCNICLETFSDKKHLKNHFLVTHEKNYSNYL